One segment of Altererythrobacter sp. Root672 DNA contains the following:
- the purD gene encoding phosphoribosylamine--glycine ligase, whose amino-acid sequence MNILLIGSGGREHALAWKLAQSRLIAENGGTLYASPGNPGVAQHATLVPLDLTDHAQVVAFCNERGIGLVVIGPEAPLVDGLSDSLRAAGFAVFGPSQAAAQLEGSKGFTKDLCERAGIPTAGYVRTTSLEQAVAALDRFTAPYVLKADGLAAGKGVVIALDRAEAEAALDDMFGGSFGDAGAEVVIEEFMEGEEVSFFALTDGAVIVPFGSAQDHKRVGDGDTGPNTGGMGAYSPARVLTPELRGEVLSKILEPTVKTMADEGTPYAGVLYAGLMLTSEGPKLVEYNCRFGDPECQVLMMRLESDLGEYLLACADYSLGALPAPQFSTEKALTVVMAADGYPGTPAKGGRIANIEVAEATGAKVFHAGTTLDVEGRLVANGGRVLNVTAHGGSVAEAQAAAYRAVDALDFPTGFCRRDIGWREIERETAGQ is encoded by the coding sequence ATGAACATCCTGCTGATTGGATCGGGCGGACGCGAACATGCGCTGGCATGGAAACTCGCGCAATCCCGGCTGATCGCGGAAAACGGCGGCACGCTCTACGCATCCCCCGGAAATCCGGGCGTTGCACAGCACGCCACGCTGGTACCGCTCGACCTGACCGACCACGCGCAGGTCGTCGCCTTCTGCAACGAGCGGGGCATCGGTCTGGTGGTCATCGGGCCCGAGGCGCCTCTGGTGGACGGTCTATCCGATTCGCTACGCGCGGCAGGCTTCGCCGTGTTTGGGCCATCCCAGGCGGCCGCCCAGCTCGAAGGCAGCAAGGGTTTCACCAAGGACCTGTGCGAACGAGCCGGTATTCCCACCGCGGGCTATGTCCGCACCACGTCGCTGGAACAGGCCGTGGCGGCACTCGACCGCTTCACTGCCCCCTACGTGCTCAAGGCCGATGGCCTCGCCGCGGGCAAGGGCGTGGTGATCGCGTTGGACCGGGCGGAAGCGGAAGCTGCCCTAGACGACATGTTCGGCGGCTCGTTCGGTGATGCCGGCGCGGAAGTCGTGATCGAAGAGTTCATGGAAGGCGAGGAAGTGAGCTTCTTCGCCCTGACCGACGGCGCGGTCATCGTCCCGTTCGGCAGCGCGCAGGACCACAAGCGCGTTGGCGATGGCGATACCGGCCCCAACACCGGCGGCATGGGCGCCTACAGCCCGGCAAGGGTTCTGACGCCCGAATTGCGCGGCGAAGTGCTGAGCAAGATCCTGGAGCCGACGGTCAAGACGATGGCCGACGAAGGTACGCCCTATGCGGGCGTGCTCTACGCCGGGCTCATGCTGACGAGCGAAGGTCCCAAGCTGGTCGAATACAACTGCCGCTTCGGCGATCCCGAATGCCAGGTCTTGATGATGCGGTTGGAAAGCGATCTCGGCGAATACCTGCTCGCCTGCGCCGACTACAGCCTCGGTGCGCTGCCGGCTCCGCAGTTCTCGACCGAGAAAGCGCTGACCGTGGTGATGGCGGCGGATGGCTATCCAGGAACGCCCGCCAAGGGTGGACGGATCGCGAATATCGAGGTTGCCGAAGCCACGGGAGCGAAAGTCTTCCATGCGGGGACCACGCTCGATGTGGAGGGGCGACTGGTCGCCAACGGCGGGCGCGTGCTCAACGTGACCGCGCATGGTGGCAGCGTGGCCGAAGCCCAAGCCGCAGCCTATCGCGCGGTCGATGCACTGGATTTTCCGACTGGATTCTGCCGCCGCGACATCGGCTGGCGCGAGATCGAGCGCGAGACTGCGGGACAATAA
- the xseA gene encoding exodeoxyribonuclease VII large subunit — translation MPGPSFNDDDAPAGGLVAKGQPGDNAAPLSITEISNILKRTVEDRFGFVRLRGELSGVKRAASGHLYCSLKDEGAVIDGVMWRGGVQRLGFVPEDGIEVVATGKLTTYPGRSKYQIVIEAMEVAGEGALLALLEKTRRRLEAEGLFAAERKRRLPFLPRIIGVVTSPTGAVIRDILHRLADRFPSQVLVWPVLVQGQGAAEQVANALAGFAALPEGGPIPRPDLLIVARGGGSIEDLWSFNEEIVVRAIAGSPIPVISAVGHETDTTLADYAADHRAPTPTAAAEIAVPVLRDLAATLDEFGLRQRKCALRPVQLGRERLEARLARMPKPEALATQPAQRLDDLGERLRRGLADRAAQAKDRLQGDSARLSAPLLRARVDRARDRLATVRLLPTLLTRPLAEGRERLGSISRLAEHLHPERPLQRGYVMVLDAQGAAVTDAAHARKEASLSLKFRDGTLDVVPAGSPRPPRSKPASSPGEQPKLL, via the coding sequence ATGCCCGGCCCTTCCTTCAATGACGATGATGCCCCCGCCGGCGGGCTGGTAGCCAAGGGGCAGCCCGGGGACAACGCTGCGCCGCTCTCGATCACCGAGATTTCGAATATTCTGAAGCGTACGGTCGAGGATCGCTTCGGTTTCGTGCGCCTGCGCGGCGAGCTTTCCGGGGTCAAGCGCGCGGCCTCGGGGCACCTCTACTGCAGCCTCAAGGACGAAGGCGCGGTGATCGACGGGGTTATGTGGCGCGGCGGCGTGCAGCGGCTGGGCTTTGTGCCGGAGGACGGCATCGAAGTCGTCGCCACTGGCAAGCTGACGACCTACCCGGGCCGCTCGAAGTACCAGATCGTCATCGAGGCGATGGAAGTGGCGGGCGAGGGCGCGCTGCTCGCGCTGCTCGAGAAGACTCGCCGGCGGCTTGAGGCGGAGGGCTTGTTCGCCGCGGAACGCAAGCGGCGGTTGCCGTTCCTGCCGCGGATCATCGGCGTGGTCACTTCACCCACCGGCGCGGTGATCCGCGACATCCTCCATCGCCTGGCCGACCGTTTCCCGAGCCAGGTCCTGGTCTGGCCCGTGCTTGTCCAGGGCCAGGGCGCTGCCGAGCAAGTCGCCAATGCGCTCGCCGGCTTTGCCGCTTTGCCCGAAGGCGGGCCGATACCGCGCCCTGACTTGCTGATCGTCGCCCGTGGCGGGGGCTCGATCGAGGACTTGTGGTCTTTCAACGAAGAGATCGTGGTCCGCGCCATTGCAGGGTCGCCGATTCCGGTGATCAGCGCAGTCGGGCACGAGACCGACACGACCTTGGCCGACTATGCAGCCGATCACCGTGCGCCGACACCCACAGCGGCCGCCGAAATCGCGGTGCCGGTCCTGCGGGACCTAGCCGCGACGCTCGACGAGTTCGGCCTGCGCCAGCGCAAGTGCGCGCTCCGCCCAGTGCAGCTCGGGCGCGAGCGACTTGAAGCGCGGCTGGCGCGGATGCCCAAGCCCGAAGCGCTGGCCACACAGCCGGCCCAGCGGCTCGACGATCTCGGCGAACGACTGCGGCGCGGGCTGGCGGACCGGGCGGCGCAAGCCAAGGACCGGCTGCAAGGCGATTCGGCGCGCCTTTCGGCGCCCTTGCTCAGAGCCCGGGTCGATCGGGCCCGCGACCGATTGGCGACGGTTCGGCTGCTACCCACGCTGCTGACCCGGCCGCTGGCGGAAGGGCGCGAACGGTTGGGATCGATTTCCCGCTTGGCCGAGCATCTCCATCCCGAACGTCCGCTACAGCGCGGCTACGTCATGGTGCTGGACGCCCAGGGCGCGGCGGTCACCGACGCTGCCCATGCTCGCAAGGAGGCAAGCCTGTCGTTGAAGTTCCGCGACGGGACGCTCGACGTGGTCCCGGCAGGATCGCCCCGCCCGCCGCGAAGCAAGCCGGCTTCGTCGCCCGGCGAGCAACCGAAATTGCTTTGA
- a CDS encoding DUF2093 domain-containing protein, whose product MLMSSGEQAATLLYGPNGFRVIKPGRFVTCAVTGEPIALEELRYWSVDRQEPYASPEISTRRLLGQA is encoded by the coding sequence ATGCTGATGTCTTCAGGCGAACAAGCCGCCACTCTGCTCTACGGCCCCAACGGATTCCGGGTCATCAAACCCGGACGCTTTGTCACATGCGCGGTAACCGGCGAACCGATCGCGCTGGAAGAACTGCGCTACTGGAGCGTGGACCGGCAGGAACCCTACGCCAGCCCTGAAATCTCGACTCGCAGGTTGCTCGGCCAAGCGTGA
- a CDS encoding M23 family metallopeptidase has protein sequence MALDLSGEMTQGGWIRGQLPIGTVQADLGGTVISFDADRQFFAAFDRDAGPRTFLSVSLQNGSHLAQEISVSPRAWNIEQVDASPTANVPSEAFMARRKPELERIAAARQVESGSQGWRQNFVWPATGRISGRFGSQRVYRGEPGSYHSGIDIAGGTGTSYVAPADGVVVLAAESPFTLEGNLLIIDHGMGLSSAFLHSSELLVHTGEAVKQGQLIGRIGATGRATGPHLHWGLVWRGARLDPLLFTGPMP, from the coding sequence ATGGCGCTCGATCTCAGCGGGGAAATGACCCAAGGCGGCTGGATTCGCGGTCAGTTACCGATTGGCACTGTCCAGGCCGACCTTGGTGGCACCGTCATCTCCTTCGACGCCGACAGACAGTTCTTTGCCGCCTTTGATCGCGACGCAGGCCCACGGACTTTCTTGTCCGTCTCGCTCCAGAACGGCAGTCACCTGGCGCAAGAGATCTCGGTTTCGCCGCGCGCGTGGAATATCGAGCAGGTCGATGCCTCCCCCACTGCCAATGTGCCGAGCGAAGCGTTCATGGCGCGGCGCAAGCCTGAACTCGAACGCATCGCCGCTGCCCGTCAGGTGGAATCCGGTAGCCAGGGTTGGCGGCAGAACTTCGTCTGGCCGGCCACCGGGCGGATCTCGGGGCGATTCGGTTCGCAGCGGGTCTATCGCGGGGAGCCGGGGAGCTATCATTCGGGGATAGACATCGCGGGCGGCACCGGCACCTCTTATGTCGCACCCGCGGATGGCGTGGTGGTGCTCGCTGCCGAATCGCCTTTCACGCTTGAGGGCAACCTGCTGATCATCGATCACGGCATGGGCCTGAGCAGCGCGTTCCTGCACAGCTCCGAACTGCTCGTGCACACCGGCGAGGCGGTGAAGCAGGGTCAGCTGATCGGGAGGATCGGCGCGACGGGCCGGGCAACAGGGCCGCATCTTCATTGGGGGCTGGTCTGGCGCGGCGCTCGGCTCGATCCGCTGCTCTTCACCGGGCCGATGCCCTGA
- a CDS encoding esterase-like activity of phytase family protein: MLRLFLLLIVALVLAPGTWIRSTPGVSVEDNRQSLSITPLPVADSELGVFDVAGVWGLDSRNSRFGSYSGLVLLDSGRLLAVSDSGNQLEFTPPGEGEPHPRLASLVGQSVSDKTHFDAESATRDRASGRLWVGYEHSNRIGRLDRNLRPEGRVRPAAMRNWGGNTGPEAMARLDDGRFLVLAEADPAWFTDDSPGLLFPNDPVEGSTPQAFRFAAPEGFRPVDMAQLPDGRMLILLREVKWRLPPRFAGKLMVADPAEIRSGAVWKGEVIADLEEPLPTDNYEGLAITQANDGTVVAWLISDDNAASFQRTLLMKLEWRPDGQTQQKARGTGRTPR, from the coding sequence ATGTTGCGGCTGTTCCTTCTGCTGATCGTGGCGCTTGTTCTGGCGCCTGGGACCTGGATCCGCTCGACGCCCGGCGTGAGCGTGGAGGACAATCGTCAGTCGCTTTCGATCACGCCATTGCCGGTGGCGGATAGCGAGCTTGGGGTGTTCGATGTCGCGGGCGTGTGGGGGCTCGACAGCCGCAACAGTCGATTCGGAAGTTACTCGGGCCTGGTACTACTCGATTCCGGCCGACTGCTTGCCGTGAGCGACAGCGGAAACCAGCTTGAGTTCACCCCGCCAGGCGAGGGTGAGCCGCATCCGCGCCTCGCCTCCCTGGTTGGCCAAAGTGTCAGCGACAAAACCCACTTCGACGCTGAGTCGGCCACCCGCGATCGCGCCAGCGGCCGGCTGTGGGTTGGTTACGAACACAGCAACAGAATTGGTCGACTCGATCGGAATCTTCGCCCCGAGGGCCGTGTGCGTCCTGCGGCGATGCGCAATTGGGGTGGCAATACAGGTCCCGAGGCCATGGCCCGTCTGGACGATGGACGCTTCCTGGTGCTCGCAGAGGCCGATCCTGCGTGGTTTACCGATGACTCCCCCGGCTTGTTGTTCCCTAACGATCCGGTCGAGGGCAGCACTCCGCAGGCCTTTCGATTCGCCGCTCCCGAGGGGTTTCGCCCCGTCGACATGGCGCAACTTCCCGACGGGAGAATGCTGATCCTGTTGCGAGAAGTGAAATGGCGCCTGCCACCGCGATTCGCCGGAAAGCTGATGGTGGCCGATCCGGCCGAAATTCGCAGTGGGGCGGTGTGGAAGGGGGAGGTCATCGCCGATCTCGAAGAACCCCTTCCGACCGATAACTACGAAGGGCTCGCCATCACGCAGGCCAACGACGGAACTGTCGTTGCCTGGCTGATCTCGGACGACAACGCCGCCTCGTTCCAGCGGACCTTGCTGATGAAGCTCGAATGGCGGCCCGACGGCCAGACACAGCAAAAGGCGCGCGGAACAGGCCGCACGCCTCGCTGA
- the rpmB gene encoding 50S ribosomal protein L28, translating into MSRICELTGKGRQTGHNVSHANNKTKRVFLPNLQNVTLLSEKLDRSFKFRVSTHGLRSVEHNGGLDNWLLKTSDEKLSSQARKIKRELKKTAVAA; encoded by the coding sequence ATGTCGCGTATTTGCGAATTGACCGGCAAGGGTCGCCAGACTGGCCACAACGTGAGCCACGCTAACAACAAGACCAAGCGCGTGTTCCTGCCGAACCTGCAGAACGTGACGCTGCTCAGCGAGAAGCTGGACCGGAGCTTCAAGTTCCGCGTGTCGACCCATGGCCTGCGCTCGGTCGAGCACAACGGTGGCCTCGACAACTGGCTGCTGAAGACCTCGGACGAAAAGCTCAGCTCGCAGGCTCGCAAGATCAAGCGCGAACTGAAGAAGACAGCCGTAGCCGCTTAA
- a CDS encoding nucleoside deaminase produces the protein MTRWPLPEPMARALELARKAALAGEVPIGAVVVKDGVVVGEAHNAPRELTDPTAHAEVLALRRAAEKLGSERLEGCDLWVTLEPCAMCAGAIVHARIARLYYGAPDPKGGAVEHGARVFEHPQCLHRPEVYPGIGEEPAAAQLREFFAARR, from the coding sequence ATGACCCGCTGGCCGCTTCCCGAACCGATGGCGCGTGCGCTCGAACTGGCCCGCAAAGCTGCCTTGGCGGGCGAGGTGCCGATCGGTGCCGTGGTGGTCAAGGACGGAGTCGTCGTGGGCGAAGCGCACAACGCCCCGCGCGAACTGACCGACCCCACGGCCCACGCCGAAGTGCTGGCCTTACGCCGCGCGGCGGAAAAGCTGGGCAGTGAGCGGCTTGAGGGATGCGATCTGTGGGTCACGCTTGAACCTTGCGCGATGTGTGCCGGAGCCATCGTCCATGCGCGAATCGCTCGGCTCTATTACGGCGCGCCCGATCCCAAGGGCGGAGCGGTTGAGCACGGTGCGCGGGTATTCGAGCATCCGCAATGCCTTCACCGGCCCGAAGTCTATCCCGGTATCGGCGAAGAACCTGCGGCGGCGCAGTTGCGGGAATTTTTCGCCGCCCGGCGCTAA
- a CDS encoding ribonuclease T2 family protein, translating into MPAVKRDGPVRQVPIAGYTLALSWSPEYCRGRETRASDRRQCSGKSGRFGFVVHGLWPPEGRGTWPQWCPATSQPSSPELARNLCMTPSAGLLAHEWAKHGSCMTRRPENYFKVTRILWNSLRWPDFDRIARSEDLTAGDIREAFTQANRYWEPEHVGLVLNERGWLKEMRLCYGKDFMPAKCDKQRFGPADSAPVKVWRGL; encoded by the coding sequence GTGCCCGCCGTCAAGCGCGACGGGCCCGTGCGTCAGGTACCGATCGCTGGCTATACGCTCGCACTCAGCTGGTCTCCTGAGTACTGCCGCGGGCGCGAAACGCGGGCGAGCGATCGCCGGCAATGTTCGGGCAAGTCAGGGCGTTTCGGCTTTGTTGTCCACGGTCTCTGGCCGCCCGAGGGCCGCGGCACCTGGCCGCAATGGTGCCCGGCCACGAGCCAGCCATCGTCCCCCGAGCTTGCCCGTAACCTATGTATGACACCCTCGGCAGGGCTGCTGGCGCACGAGTGGGCCAAGCATGGCAGCTGCATGACGCGGCGACCCGAGAACTACTTCAAGGTCACGCGCATCCTCTGGAACAGCCTGCGCTGGCCGGACTTCGATCGGATCGCCCGCTCGGAAGACCTGACCGCCGGAGACATTCGCGAAGCCTTCACGCAAGCGAATCGCTATTGGGAGCCCGAGCATGTCGGCCTGGTTCTCAATGAGCGCGGATGGCTGAAAGAGATGCGGCTTTGCTACGGCAAGGACTTCATGCCGGCCAAATGCGACAAACAGCGTTTCGGACCAGCCGATTCGGCGCCGGTGAAGGTTTGGCGCGGCCTTTAG
- the nadC gene encoding carboxylating nicotinate-nucleotide diphosphorylase: MTVFSLPGFDLNAFVRATLDEDLGVGLPNGGRDVTAESVIPADSRFSGLMDSRDPIVVAGLPIAAAFFQALDPDMEIELLAEEGDAVPAGTDIMRLTGNARAMLTAERSALNTVQHLSGIATMSRQYVEAMGQTDCVLLDTRKTIPGLRMLEKYATRMGGAQNHRMGLWDAAMIKDNHILVAGGVAEAVRRAREVGVERIICEVDRIDQIEPALAAGAGHLLLDNMDPPTLREAVNAVGGRVPTEASGGVRLDTISAIAASGVDFVSVGRLTQSAPAADIGLDFTPL, from the coding sequence ATGACCGTCTTCTCCCTTCCCGGCTTCGACCTGAACGCTTTCGTCCGCGCCACTCTGGATGAAGATCTGGGTGTCGGCCTGCCCAATGGCGGGCGCGATGTGACGGCCGAGAGCGTCATACCCGCGGACTCCCGCTTCTCGGGCCTGATGGACAGCCGCGATCCGATCGTCGTTGCGGGCCTGCCGATTGCGGCGGCGTTCTTCCAAGCGCTCGATCCAGACATGGAGATCGAGCTGCTGGCGGAGGAGGGCGATGCGGTTCCCGCCGGCACCGACATCATGCGCCTGACGGGCAATGCCCGCGCCATGCTCACCGCCGAACGCAGCGCGCTTAACACCGTGCAGCACCTCTCGGGAATCGCCACCATGAGCCGCCAATACGTCGAGGCCATGGGCCAGACCGATTGCGTCCTGCTCGACACGCGCAAGACCATCCCCGGCCTGCGCATGCTCGAGAAATACGCCACCCGCATGGGCGGCGCCCAGAACCACCGGATGGGGCTGTGGGACGCAGCGATGATCAAGGACAACCACATCCTCGTTGCGGGCGGAGTAGCCGAGGCCGTCCGCCGCGCGCGCGAGGTGGGGGTCGAACGGATCATTTGCGAGGTGGATCGCATTGACCAGATCGAACCCGCCCTCGCCGCCGGGGCAGGCCACCTGTTGCTCGACAACATGGATCCGCCGACCTTGCGAGAGGCTGTGAATGCAGTCGGCGGAAGAGTGCCGACAGAGGCCTCTGGCGGCGTGCGTCTCGACACCATCAGCGCCATAGCGGCAAGCGGGGTCGACTTCGTCTCCGTAGGACGCCTCACCCAGAGCGCGCCCGCGGCCGACATTGGACTCGACTTCACGCCCCTGTGA
- a CDS encoding LytR/AlgR family response regulator transcription factor codes for MTIRTLIVDDEKLAIQGLQLRLEPYSDVEIIGTCANGREAIRAIKTEKPDLVFLDIQMPGFDGFSVVKGVMELEPPLFVFVTAFEEHAIRAFEANAVNYLMKPVDEDKLADTLDRVRTRLAEKRSADEAKKLQDVLAEIAPDAIENMPIEDENAGRYEKMINIKDRGQIFRVDVDSIEHIEAAGDYMCIYTGDNSLILRETMKDLERRLDPRVFQRVHRSTIVNLDQVRQVKPHTNGECFLVLGSGAEVKVSRSYRDVVARFVH; via the coding sequence ATGACAATTCGAACGCTAATCGTCGATGACGAGAAACTTGCGATCCAGGGCCTTCAGCTGCGGCTGGAGCCTTATTCCGACGTCGAGATCATCGGCACCTGCGCCAATGGGCGCGAGGCGATCCGCGCCATCAAGACCGAAAAGCCCGACCTGGTCTTCCTCGACATCCAGATGCCCGGCTTCGACGGCTTTTCGGTGGTCAAGGGCGTGATGGAGCTCGAACCGCCGTTGTTCGTCTTCGTCACTGCGTTCGAGGAACACGCGATCCGCGCTTTCGAGGCCAATGCCGTCAATTACCTGATGAAGCCGGTGGACGAGGACAAGCTGGCCGACACGCTCGACCGCGTCCGCACCCGCCTCGCTGAAAAGCGCTCGGCCGACGAGGCCAAGAAGCTGCAGGACGTGCTGGCTGAAATCGCGCCCGACGCGATCGAGAACATGCCCATCGAAGACGAGAATGCCGGCCGCTACGAAAAGATGATCAACATCAAGGATCGGGGCCAGATCTTCCGCGTCGATGTCGATTCGATCGAGCACATCGAAGCCGCGGGCGACTACATGTGCATCTACACCGGCGACAACTCGCTGATCCTGCGCGAGACGATGAAGGACCTCGAACGCCGGCTCGATCCGCGCGTGTTCCAGCGCGTCCACCGCTCGACCATCGTCAATCTCGACCAGGTGCGCCAGGTGAAGCCGCACACCAATGGCGAGTGTTTCCTGGTACTGGGCTCAGGTGCCGAGGTGAAGGTCAGCCGTTCGTATAGGGACGTGGTGGCCCGGTTCGTCCACTAG
- a CDS encoding sensor histidine kinase: protein MSNLPFRPAPFFENKDRAFWRLQFVGWGAAAFQRGMSALANGQDLSFLVLVLIEAITGFSISLVLSVIYGKLINRRPIITWSVTAVVLVTAVFVAAFINGWAVSLQRGGTTGFVQLVLGLSYIHMTLLGAWSALYYAINYYLQVEEQADRLERLEAQATSAQLAMLRYQLNPHFLFNTLNSISTLVLLKQTEPANAMLTRLSGFLRHTLVTQPGGKVSVAQEVETLKLYLDIERMRFEERLRTVFKVEPAAAGASIPSLLLQPLVENAIKYAVSPQEEGARISLTAQVIGNRLRVTVADTGPGAQATATAARVSDALLGSHNMVSTGVGLANIRDRLAQAYGEEHRFEIETPPEGGFTVIIEIPYEPFQDSAAEIGSAVKPATAPSVATVPGQRAMGTSA from the coding sequence ATGTCGAACCTCCCCTTCCGCCCTGCGCCTTTCTTCGAGAACAAGGACCGCGCCTTCTGGCGCCTGCAGTTCGTGGGTTGGGGCGCCGCGGCGTTTCAGCGCGGGATGTCCGCACTCGCGAACGGTCAGGACCTGTCATTCCTGGTGCTGGTGCTGATCGAAGCCATAACCGGCTTCTCGATCAGCCTGGTCCTCTCGGTGATCTACGGAAAGCTGATCAACCGCCGCCCGATCATCACCTGGAGTGTGACGGCCGTCGTCCTGGTCACGGCAGTGTTCGTGGCAGCGTTCATCAACGGTTGGGCAGTCAGCCTGCAGCGAGGGGGCACGACCGGGTTCGTCCAGCTGGTTCTGGGCCTGTCCTACATCCACATGACCCTGCTCGGCGCGTGGTCAGCGCTCTACTACGCCATCAACTATTACCTGCAGGTCGAAGAGCAAGCGGACAGACTTGAGCGGCTCGAGGCGCAGGCGACGAGCGCCCAGCTCGCCATGCTTCGCTATCAGCTCAATCCGCACTTCCTGTTCAATACCCTGAATTCGATCAGCACCCTGGTCCTGCTCAAACAGACCGAGCCGGCGAATGCCATGCTCACGCGGCTGTCGGGCTTCCTGCGGCACACCCTGGTTACCCAGCCCGGCGGCAAGGTTTCCGTGGCGCAGGAGGTAGAAACCCTGAAGCTCTACCTCGATATCGAGCGCATGCGCTTCGAGGAACGGCTGCGCACCGTGTTCAAGGTCGAGCCCGCAGCGGCGGGGGCCAGCATCCCTTCGCTGCTGCTCCAGCCGTTGGTGGAAAATGCGATCAAGTACGCCGTCTCGCCCCAGGAAGAAGGCGCGCGCATCAGCCTGACCGCGCAAGTCATCGGCAACCGTTTACGCGTGACCGTAGCCGACACCGGCCCGGGCGCGCAGGCCACCGCAACGGCCGCACGCGTCAGCGATGCGCTGTTGGGATCTCACAACATGGTGTCGACCGGCGTCGGCCTGGCGAATATCCGCGACAGACTGGCGCAAGCCTATGGCGAGGAGCACCGTTTCGAGATTGAAACGCCACCGGAGGGTGGCTTCACCGTGATTATCGAAATTCCGTACGAACCCTTCCAGGACTCTGCGGCGGAAATTGGCTCCGCCGTGAAACCGGCAACGGCTCCATCCGTTGCCACCGTACCCGGACAACGGGCGATGGGAACTAGTGCATGA
- a CDS encoding DsbA family protein yields the protein MRWFLTLVISLSAGFAGAALWDLTGLGGRTTREYLMANPEVLPEAMKVLQEREQLARIEPMRGQLETPFPGAVLGNPQGSVTLVEFSDYACTYCRQSIADVDALIAANPDLRVVMHEYPILSAESVDAARMALAAAQQGRYAQFHAAMFRLGPPSPEAIQAAAKEAGMDLAKANAAIASGMFDAQLHANASLASTLGISGTPGWVIGNRTLNGAVGRDTIGEAIEEARKT from the coding sequence ATGCGCTGGTTTCTTACTCTGGTAATTTCGCTCTCCGCCGGTTTCGCCGGTGCTGCCCTGTGGGACCTGACCGGTCTCGGAGGCCGCACCACGCGCGAATACCTGATGGCCAATCCTGAAGTGCTGCCCGAAGCGATGAAAGTGCTTCAGGAGCGCGAACAGCTTGCCCGGATCGAGCCGATGCGCGGCCAACTCGAAACGCCTTTCCCAGGCGCCGTGCTCGGCAATCCGCAAGGATCGGTCACACTGGTCGAGTTCAGCGATTACGCCTGCACCTATTGCCGCCAAAGCATTGCGGATGTGGATGCGCTGATCGCTGCCAATCCTGACCTTAGGGTGGTGATGCACGAATATCCGATCCTTTCAGCCGAGAGCGTCGACGCCGCTCGCATGGCGCTCGCAGCGGCTCAGCAGGGCCGCTACGCGCAGTTCCACGCCGCGATGTTCCGGCTTGGCCCTCCTAGCCCTGAGGCGATCCAGGCGGCCGCCAAGGAGGCCGGGATGGACCTTGCGAAGGCCAATGCCGCCATTGCCTCGGGCATGTTCGACGCCCAGCTGCACGCCAATGCCTCGCTTGCCAGCACGCTGGGCATTTCGGGCACGCCGGGCTGGGTCATCGGCAACCGGACGTTGAACGGCGCAGTCGGCCGTGACACGATCGGGGAGGCCATCGAAGAGGCGCGCAAGACCTGA